The bacterium genome includes a region encoding these proteins:
- a CDS encoding glucose 1-dehydrogenase has product MNRFEDKVVIVTGAAGGIGRAAALRFGAEGAAVVAVDLDDDGMAGTVAAVAAAGGTAHAVRADVTQSGDVEAYVQTAVDRFGGVDVLFNNAGVEGVVSPLEDYPEDVFDNVMAVNVKGVWLGMRHVAVAMRARGGGAIVNASSGAGLRGTPELIAYGASKHAVIGMTATAAIELAPAGIRVNAVCPGPVDTRMLEAIAAGKFPEDPDLFLKRSDERNPMGRRGRPEEVVALVTFLASDDASYINGGWHTVDGGWAAG; this is encoded by the coding sequence ATGAACCGATTCGAGGACAAGGTCGTGATCGTGACCGGCGCGGCAGGCGGCATCGGGCGGGCCGCGGCGCTGCGCTTCGGCGCCGAGGGCGCGGCCGTCGTGGCGGTCGACCTGGACGATGACGGGATGGCCGGGACCGTCGCCGCGGTCGCGGCGGCCGGCGGGACGGCCCATGCGGTTCGGGCCGATGTGACGCAGTCGGGCGACGTGGAGGCCTACGTGCAGACGGCCGTCGACCGCTTCGGCGGCGTGGACGTGCTGTTCAACAACGCCGGCGTCGAAGGGGTGGTCTCGCCGCTCGAGGACTACCCCGAGGACGTGTTCGACAACGTCATGGCCGTGAACGTGAAGGGCGTCTGGCTCGGCATGCGCCACGTCGCCGTCGCCATGCGGGCCCGCGGCGGCGGCGCCATCGTGAATGCATCGTCGGGCGCCGGGTTGCGCGGCACGCCGGAACTGATCGCCTACGGCGCCAGCAAGCACGCGGTGATCGGCATGACCGCGACCGCGGCGATCGAGCTGGCGCCGGCCGGGATCCGGGTGAACGCCGTCTGCCCCGGGCCCGTCGACACCCGCATGCTGGAGGCGATCGCGGCCGGCAAGTTCCCCGAGGACCCGGACCTGTTCCTGAAGCGAAGCGACGAGCGGAACCCCATGGGTCGGCGGGGCAGACCCGAGGAGGTCGTCGCCCTCGTGA